A single genomic interval of Shewanella halotolerans harbors:
- the dinG gene encoding ATP-dependent DNA helicase DinG — protein MLSADVKTQIRTIYKEIAAALPNFRSRREQNYIVAEISKTLAGEYDKHRRIIVVEAGTGIGKSLAYILGSIPLALASKKKVCIATATVALQEQLLNKDLPFFSKLSGLNFTFGLVKGRQRYVCLSKLEMLIGGDDGTQMAMWQTKPDHSQVELLQGLLKDFHEGRWNGERDTLSQQLPDHLWQQIACDKHSCHRQLASHRHCPFHKAREDVDTWDVLIANHSLLFADLELGGGVILPDPEELYYVIDEAHHLPIVARDFSSAQATLRGAIDWLEKVGKTSAKLQNQLKSNNIIAPAQAMLDHINDLTSLLTSVAQYCDGQASKFDNPERRIRFEHGKLPAALTMLAENLATASSSALKQFNKMLALLNEAIKDGELPKHQSEQLLSETGFMLQRLENLQKLWKMMAKEDSAKGAPMARWVEHLVGKQSDYLFNVSPIEVGYMLENLLWEKAAGVVLCSATLRALNNFNHFTHQVGLSINDGSRYLAMDSPFDFQQNATLYLPKMRTEPTDDRYTDELAEQILTLIDGEMATLVLFASYWQMEKVADLVRSKIKSPLLIQGEASRQQLLQDHKQRCDNGEVSIIFGTGSFSEGLDLPGDYLTNLIITKLPFAVPTSPVEQAHAEYIKAKGGNPFLQLTIPDASRKLIQSCGRLLRKEEDYGRITILDRRLVTKRYGKSLLDALPPFRQVIE, from the coding sequence ATGTTATCTGCCGACGTTAAAACCCAGATCCGAACGATTTACAAAGAGATTGCCGCCGCCCTGCCTAACTTTAGATCGCGCCGGGAACAAAATTATATCGTCGCCGAGATCTCCAAGACACTCGCTGGTGAATATGACAAGCATAGACGCATCATAGTGGTCGAGGCAGGCACAGGCATAGGTAAGTCGCTGGCTTATATCTTAGGTTCGATTCCTCTGGCTTTAGCGAGTAAGAAGAAGGTCTGTATCGCCACCGCCACGGTTGCCCTGCAGGAGCAGCTACTCAACAAGGACTTACCCTTCTTCTCCAAGCTATCAGGGCTTAATTTCACCTTCGGCCTGGTAAAGGGGCGTCAGCGCTATGTCTGTCTCTCTAAGCTTGAGATGCTGATCGGCGGCGATGACGGCACTCAGATGGCCATGTGGCAGACCAAACCTGACCATAGCCAGGTCGAGCTCTTACAAGGCCTGCTGAAAGATTTTCACGAAGGACGCTGGAACGGCGAGCGCGACACACTGTCTCAGCAGCTGCCCGATCACCTTTGGCAGCAGATCGCCTGCGATAAACACAGCTGCCACAGACAACTCGCCAGCCACAGACACTGCCCCTTCCATAAGGCCCGTGAAGATGTAGACACATGGGACGTACTAATTGCCAACCATAGCCTGCTGTTTGCCGATCTCGAACTGGGCGGCGGGGTGATTCTGCCAGATCCGGAAGAACTCTATTATGTGATCGACGAGGCCCATCACCTACCGATAGTGGCCAGAGACTTCTCAAGCGCTCAGGCAACCCTCAGGGGCGCCATCGACTGGCTTGAAAAAGTCGGCAAGACCAGCGCCAAGCTGCAGAACCAGCTCAAGAGCAACAACATCATAGCCCCCGCCCAGGCCATGCTAGATCACATCAACGATCTCACCAGCCTACTAACCAGCGTCGCCCAATATTGCGACGGCCAGGCGTCCAAATTTGATAACCCCGAGCGGCGCATCCGCTTCGAACACGGCAAGCTACCGGCGGCCTTAACCATGCTGGCGGAAAACCTGGCCACGGCGTCGAGCAGTGCGCTCAAGCAATTTAACAAGATGCTGGCACTGCTCAACGAGGCGATTAAGGATGGCGAGCTACCTAAGCATCAATCTGAGCAGCTACTAAGCGAAACCGGCTTCATGTTACAGCGCCTGGAGAATCTGCAGAAGCTGTGGAAGATGATGGCCAAGGAAGACAGCGCCAAGGGCGCGCCCATGGCTCGCTGGGTCGAGCATCTGGTGGGTAAGCAGAGCGACTATCTGTTTAATGTCTCGCCGATCGAGGTGGGTTATATGCTCGAGAACCTCCTATGGGAGAAGGCTGCCGGCGTGGTGCTCTGTAGCGCGACCCTGAGGGCACTGAACAACTTCAACCACTTTACTCATCAGGTGGGACTCTCTATCAACGATGGCAGTCGCTATCTGGCCATGGACAGCCCGTTTGATTTCCAGCAAAACGCCACCCTCTACCTGCCCAAGATGCGCACCGAACCTACGGACGATCGCTATACCGACGAGCTGGCGGAACAGATCCTCACGCTTATCGACGGTGAGATGGCGACCCTGGTGCTATTTGCCTCCTACTGGCAGATGGAGAAGGTGGCCGATCTGGTCAGAAGCAAGATTAAGTCGCCGCTGCTTATTCAAGGGGAAGCCTCCCGTCAGCAGCTGCTGCAAGATCATAAGCAGCGCTGCGATAATGGCGAGGTCAGCATCATCTTCGGTACCGGCAGTTTCTCTGAGGGTCTCGACCTTCCCGGCGACTACCTGACGAACCTGATTATCACAAAACTACCCTTTGCCGTGCCCACCTCACCGGTGGAACAGGCACACGCAGAATACATTAAGGCAAAGGGAGGAAATCCTTTCTTGCAGCTGACGATCCCAGATGCTTCGCGTAAACTGATCCAAAGTTGTGGTAGATTACTGCGTAAAGAAGAGGATTATGGCAGAATCACCATATTGGATCGCCGTTTAGTGACCAAACGCTACGGCAAATCCCTACTGGATGCCCTGCCTCCCTTTCGTCAAGTCATTGAATAA
- a CDS encoding primosomal replication protein — MKTNELIHRLRVQLKQLEQEVLQHDSQLPKGQRKLLQETERFNDNLFNQAGAQLGPCIDQLSKKIAQLEKLLQGNISATTIALACEGIQDRFTALRRALNTTALGVKSAEQQKASRIAHARKRRQKSHAQSGFSWIAAGVMNNSHQLYEELNKHMNWVHTFEQKIAHLQSKLENCHSADKIALQNEILLVHRRLGKCRQAISYIEDRIQAFERPYKHQNR, encoded by the coding sequence ATGAAGACAAATGAACTTATCCACCGCCTGCGAGTCCAACTGAAACAGTTAGAGCAAGAGGTGCTGCAACACGACAGCCAATTGCCTAAGGGGCAGCGCAAGCTGCTGCAAGAAACCGAGCGATTTAACGACAATCTGTTTAATCAGGCGGGTGCTCAGCTTGGCCCCTGCATAGATCAGCTCAGTAAGAAGATTGCTCAGCTTGAGAAGTTGCTCCAGGGAAATATTTCGGCGACCACCATCGCCCTAGCCTGCGAAGGTATTCAGGACAGGTTTACCGCCCTAAGGCGCGCGTTGAATACCACGGCGCTTGGGGTAAAGTCGGCCGAGCAACAGAAGGCGTCTCGCATCGCCCACGCGCGCAAGCGGCGACAGAAGAGCCATGCCCAGAGCGGATTTAGTTGGATCGCGGCCGGCGTGATGAATAACAGCCACCAGCTCTATGAAGAATTGAACAAACATATGAACTGGGTTCACACCTTTGAACAAAAAATTGCGCATTTGCAATCTAAGCTTGAAAACTGTCATAGTGCTGACAAAATTGCACTGCAAAATGAAATACTTTTGGTTCATCGCCGCTTAGGCAAGTGCCGACAAGCTATCAGCTATATAGAAGATCGTATTCAGGCGTTCGAACGCCCATACAAGCATCAGAATCGTTAA
- the megL gene encoding methionine gamma-lyase, whose protein sequence is MQDKWKLATQVIHAGHEANQHGALVSPLVQSATFTFETVEQGGDCFAGEQQGYIYTRLGNPTTAELERKMAVLEGSEATAATASGMAAVSAALLTNLSQGDHLVASKAVYGCTFALMTEQFKRFGIEVTLVDFCEVANIAQAIRPNTKALFCETPVNPHLDVYDLEAIAALAKEHQLVSIVDNTFMTPLLQRPLSMGIDMVIHSATKYLNGHGDVIAGIVCGTEEMITKVKLEVLKDIGGVISPHDAWLILRGLKTLDVRLARHCDNAERVAAYLEQHPEVARVYYPGLKGHSGHALLGKQMRRAGGVVAFELKGSFDTAKAFANRLKLFKIAVSLGDAESLIQHPASMTHSPYSPEARMDAGIGDSLLRISLGLEDSEDIIADLAQAFEA, encoded by the coding sequence ATGCAAGATAAATGGAAACTTGCCACTCAGGTGATCCATGCAGGGCATGAGGCCAATCAGCACGGCGCCTTGGTATCCCCTTTGGTGCAAAGCGCCACCTTTACCTTTGAGACAGTCGAGCAGGGCGGTGATTGCTTTGCCGGCGAACAACAAGGCTATATCTACACTCGCCTTGGCAATCCCACTACGGCAGAACTAGAACGTAAGATGGCGGTGCTGGAAGGCAGCGAAGCCACAGCGGCGACCGCATCCGGCATGGCGGCGGTATCTGCGGCCCTGCTGACCAATCTAAGCCAGGGCGACCACCTGGTCGCTTCCAAGGCTGTCTATGGCTGTACCTTTGCCCTGATGACGGAGCAGTTTAAGCGTTTCGGCATTGAGGTGACCCTGGTGGATTTCTGCGAAGTCGCCAACATAGCTCAGGCCATTCGCCCCAACACTAAGGCGTTGTTTTGCGAGACGCCTGTTAACCCACATCTGGATGTCTATGATCTTGAGGCTATCGCGGCGCTGGCCAAAGAACATCAGCTGGTGAGCATAGTCGATAACACCTTCATGACGCCGCTGTTGCAGCGCCCGCTGAGCATGGGGATCGACATGGTGATCCACAGTGCGACTAAGTATCTCAACGGTCATGGTGACGTGATCGCGGGCATCGTCTGCGGGACTGAGGAGATGATCACTAAGGTGAAACTCGAGGTGCTTAAGGATATCGGTGGAGTGATCTCTCCCCATGATGCCTGGCTGATCCTGCGAGGACTCAAGACCTTAGATGTGAGACTGGCGCGCCATTGCGATAACGCCGAGCGGGTCGCCGCATATCTTGAGCAGCATCCTGAGGTGGCCAGAGTCTATTACCCTGGCCTCAAGGGACATTCTGGGCATGCTTTGCTGGGTAAACAGATGCGTCGAGCCGGCGGCGTGGTGGCCTTCGAACTTAAAGGCAGTTTCGACACTGCCAAGGCGTTCGCTAATAGACTCAAGCTGTTTAAAATCGCGGTCAGCCTGGGGGACGCCGAGTCTTTGATCCAGCATCCCGCCTCGATGACACATTCGCCCTATTCGCCAGAGGCGAGAATGGATGCCGGCATAGGCGATAGCCTGCTGAGGATCTCCCTGGGCCTTGAAGATAGTGAGGATATTATTGCCGATCTGGCTCAAGCCTTCGAGGCTTAG
- a CDS encoding TIGR01620 family protein, whose translation MSKADMQIEKKQVFEPEQALSVTELKAAERFDDQVVFEDAETGELDEAALQALVPELDGIVSKSPSGARRRSWSWLAKASLLGIGSILLVELGLTLREAWAQSPWLFGLYGSVTAIVSLWAVTIGVKEWRQLRRLRAVEEAQAVSERLSQSMQRGEADKFIDRLISNLPEEIDTNSYYRLVHEEHNDAERLILFESSVLPQVDAKAKKLVHRYASESALLLAASPIAVLDMAIILWRNQKMIAELARCYGIELGYWSRIKLIRSVITNIIYAGTSEIVTDIGTQLFSLEMSGKISARLAQGLGGGLLTARLGYQTMRLCRPVVFTPDSRPKLSKIHTALLGELKDFSVSVLGKTTVRNKDFTSK comes from the coding sequence ATGAGTAAAGCCGATATGCAGATTGAAAAGAAGCAAGTGTTCGAGCCAGAGCAGGCGTTAAGCGTTACCGAGCTTAAGGCGGCAGAGCGCTTCGATGACCAGGTGGTGTTCGAGGATGCCGAGACAGGCGAACTGGACGAAGCGGCGCTCCAGGCGCTGGTGCCTGAGCTTGATGGTATCGTTAGCAAGTCGCCGTCTGGCGCGCGTCGGCGCTCATGGTCATGGCTTGCCAAGGCGTCCTTGCTCGGGATTGGTAGTATCTTGCTGGTGGAGCTCGGGTTGACTCTAAGGGAAGCGTGGGCTCAGAGCCCTTGGCTGTTTGGTCTCTATGGTAGCGTGACCGCCATCGTGAGTCTTTGGGCAGTCACCATAGGCGTGAAGGAGTGGCGCCAACTGCGCAGACTACGCGCGGTAGAGGAGGCGCAGGCGGTGAGTGAGCGCTTATCTCAGAGCATGCAGAGGGGCGAGGCGGACAAGTTTATCGACAGACTCATCTCAAACCTACCAGAAGAAATTGACACCAATAGTTATTACCGCCTGGTGCACGAGGAGCATAACGACGCCGAACGCCTGATACTGTTCGAGAGCAGCGTGCTGCCGCAGGTCGATGCCAAGGCAAAGAAACTGGTGCATCGCTATGCCAGCGAATCGGCACTCTTGCTGGCGGCCAGTCCTATCGCCGTGCTGGATATGGCGATCATACTCTGGCGCAATCAGAAGATGATAGCTGAGCTGGCGCGCTGCTACGGCATAGAACTGGGTTACTGGAGCCGCATCAAGCTTATCCGGTCGGTGATAACTAACATCATCTATGCCGGCACGAGCGAGATTGTCACCGATATCGGGACTCAGCTGTTTTCACTGGAGATGTCAGGTAAGATCTCTGCGAGACTGGCACAGGGGCTGGGCGGCGGCCTGCTCACGGCGCGTTTAGGCTATCAGACCATGCGGCTGTGTCGCCCCGTGGTGTTTACCCCAGACTCCCGACCTAAGCTGAGTAAGATACATACGGCCCTGCTTGGCGAGCTGAAAGACTTCTCCGTTAGCGTCTTAGGTAAAACAACTGTTCGTAACAAAGATTTTACATCCAAATAG
- a CDS encoding DUF2057 domain-containing protein: MKSIKPITALIALLGASSAMAANLSIPMAFEYLALDGKKVEGSLFNHKSDLELSQGTHKIAIRYHDMVQDDFSDSESFVKSSPFIVTLAVDGDYDYRLQPAEGEIIKKPKSFAKSPAVVISRIDGGAVNYKVTHTELTEDSFVSKLFNGNSGQDIETAAAAATGTAVAAHATAPVQPAGTVEAVTLPATLPANPTASDADHAQQMLQYWWLHADDKTRKEFMSWAIKQL; the protein is encoded by the coding sequence ATGAAATCAATCAAGCCAATCACCGCTTTAATCGCTCTGCTTGGTGCCTCATCGGCAATGGCTGCCAATCTCTCCATCCCCATGGCATTCGAATACCTTGCCCTAGATGGCAAGAAGGTAGAAGGCAGCCTGTTTAATCACAAATCTGATCTTGAGCTAAGCCAAGGTACGCATAAAATCGCTATCCGTTACCATGACATGGTGCAAGACGACTTCAGCGACAGCGAAAGCTTTGTAAAATCATCTCCCTTCATCGTGACCCTGGCGGTTGACGGCGACTATGATTACCGCCTGCAGCCGGCCGAAGGCGAAATCATCAAGAAGCCCAAGTCATTCGCCAAATCACCAGCGGTAGTGATCAGCCGTATCGATGGCGGCGCGGTCAACTACAAGGTGACTCACACCGAGCTCACTGAAGACAGCTTCGTCAGCAAGCTGTTTAACGGCAACTCGGGTCAGGATATCGAAACCGCAGCCGCCGCCGCGACAGGTACAGCCGTCGCCGCCCATGCAACTGCGCCAGTACAACCAGCTGGCACCGTCGAAGCCGTTACCCTACCCGCGACGCTACCGGCCAATCCAACTGCTAGCGATGCCGATCATGCTCAGCAGATGTTGCAATACTGGTGGCTACATGCCGACGACAAGACACGTAAAGAATTTATGAGCTGGGCAATCAAACAGCTGTAA
- a CDS encoding histone deacetylase family protein has translation MVPLVYHASYSQLALPHHHRFPITKYQALYQYLLDRQIVDPAAFHSPEAVSLEWLKSIHCPDYVKQFIEQRLPDKAVRRLGFPLSERLTQRTLYSVGGSHLACELAVKHGVALQLSGGYHHAHYQFGSGYCVFNDLISAALHAQSLEGIETVLIFDCDVHQGDGTAAMGQVYDNLYTCSIHCQENFPARKQTSDLDLELSRGVGDEEYLEAVAQTLALAIRLYKPDLIIYDAGVDVHQEDRLGHLNITTEGIYQRDRLVLENAKAAGIPIACVVGGGYSKEIEVLAERHAQVFIAAHAIW, from the coding sequence ATGGTTCCACTTGTCTATCACGCCAGCTATTCACAGCTGGCGTTACCTCACCACCACAGATTTCCCATCACTAAATACCAGGCACTCTACCAATACCTGCTGGACAGACAGATCGTCGACCCGGCGGCATTTCACTCCCCCGAGGCGGTCAGCCTAGAGTGGCTGAAATCGATCCATTGTCCCGACTATGTAAAGCAGTTTATCGAGCAGCGTCTGCCAGATAAAGCGGTGCGCCGACTGGGATTTCCCCTTAGCGAGCGATTGACTCAGCGGACACTCTACTCCGTCGGCGGCAGCCATCTTGCCTGCGAGCTGGCGGTCAAACATGGCGTAGCCCTGCAACTGAGCGGCGGTTATCACCACGCCCACTATCAATTTGGTAGCGGCTACTGCGTATTTAACGACCTGATCTCCGCCGCCCTGCATGCCCAGAGCCTGGAGGGGATAGAGACAGTGCTCATCTTCGACTGCGACGTGCATCAGGGCGATGGTACCGCCGCCATGGGCCAGGTCTATGACAACCTCTACACCTGCTCCATTCACTGCCAGGAAAACTTCCCCGCCCGCAAACAGACCTCAGATCTCGATCTGGAGTTGAGCCGCGGTGTCGGTGATGAGGAATATCTCGAGGCTGTCGCTCAAACCTTAGCGCTCGCAATTCGCCTCTATAAGCCGGATCTGATTATCTATGACGCCGGGGTCGATGTGCATCAGGAAGACAGGCTAGGCCACCTCAATATTACCACAGAAGGGATCTACCAAAGGGACAGGCTGGTGCTGGAAAACGCCAAGGCGGCCGGTATTCCCATCGCCTGCGTCGTCGGCGGGGGGTACAGCAAGGAGATAGAGGTGCTCGCCGAGCGCCACGCGCAAGTTTTTATTGCCGCTCATGCCATATGGTAG
- a CDS encoding ComEA family DNA-binding protein yields MKNLLLAAFVVASFSLFPALAAEQVSIPADTAQASLSQVNINTASAQELTRLKGIGEAKASAIVEYRDAHGKFNSIEELTQVKGIGPKVIEQNKAILAL; encoded by the coding sequence ATGAAGAACCTACTTTTAGCTGCGTTCGTCGTAGCGTCATTTTCCCTCTTTCCCGCTCTGGCTGCCGAACAGGTTTCGATACCTGCCGACACGGCCCAGGCGAGCCTAAGTCAGGTTAATATCAATACCGCAAGCGCCCAGGAGCTGACTCGGCTCAAGGGGATCGGTGAAGCTAAGGCGTCGGCCATAGTCGAGTACCGAGATGCTCACGGTAAATTCAACAGCATTGAAGAATTAACCCAGGTAAAGGGTATCGGCCCTAAGGTGATCGAACAGAACAAGGCGATACTGGCTCTGTAG
- a CDS encoding DASS family sodium-coupled anion symporter, whose translation MSLDTTQEALAAPPKQAAQTNLPILFGDIVLFALLYNFLPFEPGVNTGIAILVFAAVLWLTEAIHISVTAILIPIMGVLLGVFETKAAMSNFANPIIYLFFGGFVLAAALNHQGIDRRIAQKVLTASKGKLSIACMLLFGITALLSMWISNTATAAMMLPLALGILRQLDFKEHRSTYLFMLLGIAYSANIGGIGTLVGSPPNAIAAAQVGLSFADWLEFGLLTVALMLPSMLIALYIYLKPNLNVVCEIPKSNEHLALQGKLTLLIFLTTVCCWIFSKPISTALGGIKQFDTIVALGSVVMLAGLGLVDWKKIEKTTDWGVLILFGGGLTLSAILKTTGTSVFLAHWVTDIFGNTHMALFTFAVIFFVVMLTEFASNTASAALLVPVFAAIAEALGLSPVMLSVLIGIAASCAFMLPVATPPNAIVYGSGFIKQSEMMRAGVIINFISMLALYVIAHLFWTI comes from the coding sequence ATGTCCCTCGACACCACACAAGAGGCACTCGCCGCACCGCCAAAGCAGGCAGCCCAAACCAACTTGCCGATTCTGTTCGGCGATATAGTGCTGTTCGCCTTGCTCTATAACTTTCTGCCTTTCGAGCCAGGGGTGAATACCGGCATCGCTATTCTCGTCTTCGCCGCCGTGCTCTGGCTGACCGAAGCGATTCACATCAGCGTCACCGCCATACTGATCCCTATCATGGGCGTCTTGCTAGGGGTTTTTGAAACCAAGGCAGCCATGAGCAACTTCGCCAACCCTATCATCTATCTCTTCTTCGGTGGCTTCGTGCTGGCCGCAGCCCTCAACCATCAGGGCATTGATAGACGCATCGCCCAAAAGGTATTGACCGCCTCCAAGGGCAAACTCAGCATCGCCTGCATGTTGCTATTTGGGATCACAGCGCTACTCTCCATGTGGATCAGCAACACGGCCACGGCGGCCATGATGCTGCCTCTGGCCCTTGGGATCCTCAGGCAACTGGATTTCAAGGAGCACAGAAGCACCTATCTCTTCATGCTACTGGGCATCGCTTACTCGGCCAACATTGGCGGCATCGGCACCCTGGTGGGCAGCCCGCCGAACGCGATCGCCGCAGCCCAGGTCGGCCTGAGTTTCGCCGACTGGCTAGAGTTTGGTCTGCTTACCGTAGCACTCATGCTGCCTAGCATGTTGATTGCTCTCTATATCTACCTAAAACCCAACCTCAATGTGGTGTGTGAGATCCCCAAGAGCAACGAACATCTCGCCCTGCAGGGTAAACTCACCTTGCTTATCTTCCTTACCACTGTGTGCTGCTGGATCTTCAGCAAGCCTATCTCCACCGCACTGGGGGGAATTAAACAGTTCGATACCATAGTGGCACTGGGCTCAGTCGTCATGCTCGCCGGGCTTGGCCTGGTCGACTGGAAGAAGATTGAGAAAACTACTGACTGGGGCGTGCTGATCCTCTTCGGTGGCGGCCTCACACTCAGCGCCATCCTCAAAACCACGGGCACCAGCGTCTTCCTGGCCCACTGGGTCACAGATATCTTCGGCAACACCCATATGGCGCTGTTTACCTTTGCGGTGATCTTCTTTGTGGTGATGCTTACCGAATTTGCCAGTAACACCGCCAGCGCCGCGCTCCTGGTGCCTGTGTTTGCCGCCATCGCCGAGGCGTTAGGCCTGTCACCTGTGATGCTCTCTGTGCTTATAGGTATCGCCGCGTCCTGCGCCTTCATGTTGCCAGTGGCCACACCGCCAAACGCCATCGTTTACGGCTCTGGCTTTATCAAGCAATCGGAGATGATGCGCGCCGGGGTGATCATCAACTTCATCAGTATGTTGGCGCTCTATGTGATCGCCCATCTGTTCTGGACCATCTAA
- a CDS encoding sulfite exporter TauE/SafE family protein, giving the protein MDLLLDPGSWAILAATGFIAGFIDAVAGGGGLLSIPALLTIGIPPHTALGTNKLAASFGSSMAAFTYYRKQFFTPRFWYHASIATFIGAVIGTFVVYLIDNQWLEKWLPLFIIAVALYTLLKPNAMGCPTYEPPVKAPSKFKQWRQGLPLGFYDGFAGPATGAFWTISSVSQYKLPVLNSCGLARAMTLISNLTSLSVFLALGQVNLMVGLSMGLCMMLGSFIGARTAIKFGVPFIRPLFISIVILIAINLAWGAWA; this is encoded by the coding sequence TTGGATCTATTACTCGACCCAGGTAGCTGGGCGATTCTGGCTGCGACCGGCTTTATCGCAGGTTTTATCGATGCCGTCGCCGGTGGCGGCGGCCTGCTGTCGATCCCGGCCCTGCTCACCATAGGCATTCCACCCCATACGGCGCTGGGCACCAACAAGCTGGCGGCCAGCTTCGGCTCCTCCATGGCGGCCTTTACCTACTACCGCAAGCAGTTTTTCACTCCCAGGTTTTGGTATCACGCCTCCATCGCCACCTTTATCGGCGCTGTCATAGGTACCTTTGTGGTCTATCTTATCGACAATCAGTGGCTCGAAAAGTGGCTGCCGCTGTTTATCATCGCCGTTGCCCTTTATACACTACTCAAACCTAACGCCATGGGCTGCCCCACCTATGAGCCACCGGTAAAGGCGCCCTCGAAGTTCAAGCAGTGGCGCCAAGGGCTACCGCTTGGCTTCTACGACGGATTTGCCGGTCCAGCGACCGGCGCCTTCTGGACCATCAGCAGCGTGTCTCAATATAAGCTGCCGGTGCTCAATAGCTGCGGCCTTGCCAGAGCCATGACGCTGATCAGCAACCTCACCTCACTGAGTGTGTTTCTGGCATTAGGCCAGGTGAACTTGATGGTTGGACTGTCGATGGGGCTGTGTATGATGCTAGGGTCATTTATCGGCGCCCGCACCGCCATCAAATTTGGCGTGCCTTTTATCCGCCCCCTGTTTATTAGCATAGTGATACTCATCGCCATTAATCTGGCCTGGGGAGCCTGGGCATGA
- a CDS encoding late competence development ComFB family protein: MQLEIRNYYEVLLMELLSDEGLFDELPEDYLADLCCVTLNQLPVRYIRHLVDTYFFEDYNELKQMKEEIQTALEKSRAFLKSKLPEEQIQAE; the protein is encoded by the coding sequence ATGCAACTGGAAATTCGCAATTATTACGAAGTGCTGTTGATGGAGTTACTGTCTGATGAAGGATTATTTGACGAGCTACCCGAAGACTATTTAGCCGATCTCTGCTGCGTGACCCTAAACCAACTGCCGGTGCGCTATATACGTCACCTGGTGGATACCTATTTCTTCGAAGACTACAACGAACTCAAACAGATGAAGGAAGAGATCCAGACCGCACTGGAAAAATCGCGCGCCTTCTTAAAGTCAAAACTACCGGAAGAGCAGATTCAGGCAGAATAG